Proteins from one Zavarzinia compransoris genomic window:
- a CDS encoding ATP-binding cassette domain-containing protein — MTPSDVPPPGPGPKAPPPEAIPLPLAGAPKGAPPGDFPPPGAAKMGDPPLAGPPGLPPAGALKGGAPGMMPPPGGAKGGAPGMMPPAGGMKGPGAPGGFPGLPFPPEPMSFKKLLRWALLLAKAAPLPFLGSVGLAALVNALTPYSQQVLVSLTSALEGKGGADPKWMALLYAILAVVVILLSMASKLVTTWSNEKMLVALRALLHDRMLLLGPIFHAKVSGPQLVQIVNNFSAGAQFTLREILAYPLTRGVGMVTAGFFLADNLAAFESIPPLIRIVLLGLVVVIPLIGWKLSGIVGRAFEQVRAEEAAFADELGNSTAQPVEVQLMRAHGQRSRSIAERLQSVMAAKLRATLRREAVQQFQGSMSTILTTVLLIYAAFSFEPNTPIGALLGLLLMVPLVVGPIQELVTFFTGLSVNWPMIRPVGEIIDAEPEIKDAPGARDLALAEPTAELSEITFGYPPAKAPVILNGVSHRFRAEAITAIVGGSGSGKSSIMRLLVRLYDPQGGKVLLGGQALDSYTLDSLRRQVVTLSQFPLMLSGSLRRNFELVKAEVTDDEIIAVLRRVGVWDALLRIRPEGPLEITVTQAAGTGTLSGGQRRLVALARALILAPRILLLDEPSTGVDVESTSRLVAVLRDLAREVTIIMVEHDVDFVTAVADEVVCIENGKFVSTGAPQALIAADDNLFARFVKARRRATSTDHLEIERVPLPAAAGSTKKG, encoded by the coding sequence ATGACGCCCTCTGACGTTCCGCCGCCGGGCCCAGGCCCCAAGGCCCCGCCCCCTGAAGCCATCCCCCTGCCCCTGGCCGGCGCCCCCAAGGGCGCGCCCCCTGGGGATTTCCCGCCCCCCGGCGCCGCCAAGATGGGCGACCCGCCCCTGGCCGGGCCGCCGGGCCTGCCGCCGGCCGGCGCTCTGAAGGGCGGGGCCCCGGGCATGATGCCGCCCCCGGGCGGCGCCAAGGGCGGCGCGCCGGGCATGATGCCGCCGGCGGGCGGCATGAAGGGGCCGGGTGCCCCAGGCGGCTTCCCCGGCCTGCCCTTCCCGCCCGAGCCCATGAGCTTCAAGAAACTCCTGCGCTGGGCCCTGCTGCTGGCCAAGGCGGCGCCCCTGCCCTTCCTCGGCTCGGTCGGGCTGGCGGCGCTGGTCAATGCGCTCACGCCCTACAGCCAGCAGGTGCTGGTCTCGCTGACCTCGGCGCTGGAGGGCAAGGGCGGGGCCGATCCGAAGTGGATGGCGCTGCTCTACGCCATTCTCGCCGTCGTCGTCATCCTGCTGTCGATGGCGAGCAAGCTGGTCACCACCTGGTCGAACGAGAAGATGCTGGTGGCGCTGCGCGCTCTCCTGCACGACCGCATGCTGCTGCTCGGGCCCATTTTCCATGCCAAGGTCTCGGGGCCGCAGCTGGTCCAGATCGTGAATAATTTCTCGGCCGGGGCGCAATTCACCCTGCGCGAGATCCTGGCCTATCCCCTGACCCGGGGCGTGGGCATGGTGACCGCCGGGTTTTTCCTGGCCGACAATCTGGCGGCCTTCGAAAGCATCCCGCCGCTGATCCGGATCGTGCTGCTCGGCCTTGTCGTCGTCATTCCGCTGATCGGCTGGAAATTGTCCGGCATCGTCGGCCGCGCCTTCGAACAGGTGCGGGCCGAGGAAGCGGCCTTCGCCGACGAATTGGGCAATTCCACCGCCCAGCCGGTGGAAGTACAGCTGATGCGCGCCCACGGCCAGCGCTCGCGCTCCATTGCCGAGCGCCTGCAATCGGTCATGGCGGCCAAGCTCAGGGCGACGCTGCGGCGCGAGGCGGTGCAACAGTTCCAGGGCTCGATGTCCACCATCCTGACCACCGTCCTGCTGATCTATGCCGCCTTCTCGTTCGAGCCGAACACGCCGATCGGCGCCCTGCTCGGCCTTCTCCTGATGGTGCCCCTGGTGGTCGGGCCAATCCAGGAGCTGGTCACCTTCTTCACCGGGCTTTCGGTCAACTGGCCGATGATCCGCCCGGTCGGCGAGATCATCGACGCCGAGCCCGAGATCAAGGATGCCCCGGGCGCTCGCGATCTCGCCCTGGCGGAGCCGACGGCGGAACTGAGCGAGATCACCTTCGGCTATCCGCCGGCCAAGGCGCCGGTCATCCTGAACGGTGTCTCCCACCGCTTCCGGGCGGAGGCGATCACGGCCATCGTCGGCGGCTCCGGCTCGGGCAAAAGCTCGATCATGCGGCTGCTGGTCCGGCTCTACGATCCGCAGGGCGGCAAGGTCCTGCTCGGCGGCCAGGCGCTGGACAGCTATACGCTGGACAGCCTGCGCCGGCAGGTGGTCACCCTGTCCCAGTTCCCCCTGATGCTGTCCGGCAGCCTGCGCCGGAACTTCGAACTGGTGAAGGCGGAGGTCACGGACGACGAGATCATCGCCGTGCTGCGCCGGGTCGGGGTCTGGGACGCGCTGCTGCGCATCCGCCCGGAAGGACCGCTGGAGATCACGGTGACCCAGGCGGCGGGCACGGGCACCCTGTCCGGCGGCCAGCGCCGGCTGGTGGCCCTGGCCCGGGCCCTGATCCTCGCCCCCCGGATCCTGCTGCTGGACGAGCCTTCGACCGGCGTCGACGTCGAATCGACCTCCCGCCTCGTCGCCGTGCTGCGCGACCTGGCGCGGGAAGTGACCATCATCATGGTCGAGCACGACGTCGATTTCGTCACCGCGGTGGCGGACGAGGTGGTCTGCATCGAGAACGGCAAATTCGTCTCGACCGGGGCGCCGCAGGCCCTGATCGCGGCGGACGACAATCTCTTCGCCCGCTTCGTCAAGGCGCGCCGCCGCGCCACCTCGACCGATCACCTCGAAATCGAACGGGTGCCGCTGCCCGCGGCCGCCGGCTCGACCAAGAAGGGCTGA
- a CDS encoding S8 family serine peptidase, whose amino-acid sequence MTHVAISEAAAARFDELAASTLEPVDVAVIDSGIDATHPDLAGRVVSQWTVEDEDGRLAVHELETGINNDTFGHGTGVAGIIARIAPNARLHDIRVLDARNKGDPSASLVAFRHVLAKRHRLINMSLAIPASQREALYKLCESAYQRNQVVVAAKRNVPVTDEGLPAEFSSVISIDNHQVPEMSLHFIEQGLIEFATLGNELTVPAPGGGYTVKTGTSFATPTVTGMCCLMLGRWPMLRQFELKTILKARAHDAL is encoded by the coding sequence ATGACTCACGTCGCGATTTCCGAGGCCGCCGCCGCCCGCTTCGACGAATTGGCCGCATCGACGCTGGAACCGGTCGATGTGGCCGTGATCGATTCAGGCATCGACGCCACCCACCCGGACCTCGCCGGCCGGGTGGTGAGCCAATGGACGGTGGAGGACGAGGACGGCCGCCTGGCCGTGCACGAACTCGAAACCGGCATCAACAACGATACTTTCGGCCACGGCACCGGTGTCGCCGGCATCATCGCGCGCATCGCGCCCAATGCCCGCCTGCACGACATCCGCGTGCTGGACGCCCGGAACAAGGGCGATCCCAGCGCCTCCCTGGTCGCCTTCCGCCATGTCCTGGCCAAGCGCCATCGCCTGATCAACATGAGCCTGGCCATCCCCGCCTCGCAGCGCGAAGCGCTCTACAAGCTGTGCGAGAGCGCCTACCAGCGCAACCAGGTGGTGGTCGCGGCCAAGCGCAACGTGCCGGTGACCGACGAGGGCCTGCCGGCGGAATTTTCCAGCGTCATCTCGATCGACAACCATCAGGTCCCGGAGATGAGCCTGCATTTCATCGAGCAGGGCCTGATCGAATTCGCCACACTCGGCAACGAACTGACCGTGCCCGCCCCCGGCGGCGGCTATACCGTGAAGACGGGGACGAGCTTCGCCACCCCCACCGTCACCGGCATGTGCTGCCTGATGCTGGGACGCTGGCCGATGCTGCGCCAGTTCGAGCTGAAAACCATCCTGAAGGCCCGCGCCCATGACGCCCTCTGA
- a CDS encoding GAF domain-containing protein, with protein MALDRSHLSHYLGIAPSSREEGVLRLLLETAIRTVDAAEGSVLAYDRDANDLRFVMTVNGPGNLVGQRVPIGAGLTGLAALTHEVQIGAPTYKTVDDANKATGVEGEPSAVIAAPMVSGDQLIGVLTAVRFKPGHRFTTDDGRAYGNFATVAALMLDQHNRLRDLAGGGGELTTAGGFGPEEARIIAALTTVAQTRPDRLPRLAQLFEQMVEIAV; from the coding sequence ATGGCATTGGATCGTTCGCACCTCAGCCACTATCTCGGCATCGCGCCGTCCAGTCGCGAGGAAGGGGTGCTGCGCCTGCTTCTCGAAACGGCCATCCGCACCGTCGATGCCGCCGAGGGCTCGGTTCTCGCCTATGACCGCGACGCCAACGATCTCCGATTCGTGATGACCGTGAACGGCCCGGGCAATCTGGTCGGCCAGCGCGTGCCGATCGGGGCCGGCCTCACCGGCCTTGCCGCCCTGACCCATGAGGTGCAGATCGGCGCCCCCACCTACAAGACCGTCGACGATGCCAACAAGGCGACCGGCGTCGAGGGCGAGCCGAGCGCGGTGATCGCCGCCCCCATGGTCTCGGGCGACCAGCTGATCGGCGTGCTGACCGCCGTCCGCTTCAAGCCCGGGCACCGCTTCACCACCGACGACGGCCGCGCCTACGGCAATTTCGCCACCGTCGCCGCCCTGATGCTGGACCAGCACAACCGCCTGCGCGACCTTGCCGGCGGCGGCGGCGAACTGACCACCGCCGGCGGCTTCGGCCCGGAGGAGGCGCGCATCATCGCGGCGCTGACCACGGTGGCGCAGACCCGGCCGGACCGCCTGCCGCGCCTTGCCCAATTGTTCGAACAGATGGTCGAAATCGCGGTCTGA